The nucleotide sequence ATCATCTTGCCGCCCGTGAGGATCGCGATGTCCTCGAGCATGGCCTTGCGGCGGTCCCCGAAGCCCGGCGCCTTGACGGCGCAGACCTGGAGCGTGCCGCGGAGCTTGTTCACGACGAGCGTGGCGAGGGCCTCGCCCTCGATGTCCTCGGCGATGATGAGGAGCTGCTTGCCCTGCTTGGCGGTCTGCTCGAGCACGGGGAGGAGGTCCTTCATCGAGGAGATCTTCTTCTCGAAGATGAGGATGCGGGCGTTCTCGAGGACGGACTCCATCCTCTCGGCGTCCGTGACGAAGTAGGGGGAGAGGTAGCCGCGGTCGAACTGCATCCCCTCGACGACCTCGAGGGTCGTGTCGAGGCCCTTGGCCTCCTCGACCGTGATGACGCCGTCCTTGCCGACCTTGTCCATCGCCTCGGCGATGATCTTGCCGATCTCCTCGTCGCCGTTGGCGGAGATGGTGCCGACGAAGGCGATCTCCTTGGCGTCGACGCTCTTCTTGAGCTTGTCGATCGACTCGACGGCCTTCTTCACGGCGATCTCGATGCCGCGCTTGAGCTCCATCGGGTTGTGGCCGGAGGTGACCATCTTGATCCCCTCGCGGTAGATGGCCTGCGCGAGGACCGTGGCGGTCGTCGTGCCGTCGCCGGCGATGTCGGAGGTCTTGGAGGCGACCTCGCGGACCATCTGGGCGCCCATGTTCTCGAGCGGGTCGGCCAGCTCGATCTCCTTGGCGACGGTGACGCCGTCCTTGGTGATCAGGGGCGAGCCGAACTTCTTCTCGATGACGACGTTGCGGCCCTTGGGGCCGAGGGTGACCTTGACGGCGTCGGCCAGCTTGTTGACGCCGCGGAGGATGCTCTGGCGAGCGTCCTCGCCGTAGGTGATGTTCTTGGCAGCCATTTCTCTAACCTCGCCTTACTTCGCGTCGACGATGGCCAGGACCTCGTCCTCGCGGAGGATGAGGAAGTCCTGGTCGTCGAGCTTGATTTCTGTGCCGGCGTACTTGCCGATGAGGACCTTGTCGCCCGTCTTGACGGTCAGGGCCACGCGCTTGCCGTTGTCGTCGAACTTGCCCTCGCCGACGGCTTCGACCGTGGCCTCCATGGGCTTCTCCTTGGCGGTGTCGGGGATGATGATTCCGCCGCGGACCTGTTCCTTGGTCTCGATCCTCTTGACGAGGATCCGGTCATAGAGAGGACGAATCTTCATTGGGTGCTCCTTCGTGGGTTTAGGGTCTCTCGGGGCAGTAGGCCCCTGTTGGAGGTTCTGCTGGCGCCCGTTGGCACTCGCTCGTGGCGAGTGCCAAGAACTTACGACCTGCGTGCGTTCTTGTCAAGTGAGGAGATACGCACGCCCGGAAGTAACGCTCCGGAGACGGCGCTCTATTCCCTCGAGAACTGCGCCAGGTGGTACGCGACGAAGGCCTTCTGCGACGGGGCCAGCTCCGGAAATACTGGCAGCGCAAGGGTTTCCAGCGCCGCCCGCTCCGCTTCCTCAAAGTCGCCAGGCTTCCCGCCGAGCCCGGCGAAGCACTCCTGGAGGTGGAGCGGGACCGGGTAGTAGACGGCGTGGCCGATCTTGAGCTGGACGAGACGCTCCTTCAGAGCCTCCCGCCTTCCCCGGGCGACCCGGACGACGAACTGGTTGTAGACGTGGAACGCCCCGGGCGCCTCGCGCGGGAAAGCCGATCCCGCCTTCCTCGAAGGTCCGCCCCCATGCTCGAAGTAGCGTTTCTGGATCTCGGCCGCGTTCTGCCGCCGGCCCGCGGCCCAGGAGTCCAGGTGCGGGAGCTTGACGTGAAGGACGACGGCCTGGAGCGCGTCCAGGCGGAAGTTCCCGCCGACGAGCTTGTGGTGGTAACGGCTCGTCTCCCCGTGCATCCGGAGGGCGCGAAGGGTCGCGGCGAACCCGTCGTCGTTCGTCGTCACCATCCCGCCGTCTCCGAAGCCGCCCAGGTTCTTGGACGGGAAGAAGGAGAACGCTCCGAATTCGCCCATCGATCCCGCCTTGCGCCCCTTGTACGAGGCTCCGAGCGACTGGCAGGCGTCCTCGATGACCGGGATCCCCTTCGCCTTCGCGACCGCCAGGATCGGGTCCATGTCGGCACACTGCCCGTACAGATGGACCGGCTGGATCGCCTTCGTCCTGGGAGTGATCGCCTTCGCGAGCTTCTCCGGGTCGACGTTGCAGGTCACGGGGTCGATGTCACAGAAGACCGGCCT is from Holophagales bacterium and encodes:
- a CDS encoding co-chaperone GroES — its product is MKIRPLYDRILVKRIETKEQVRGGIIIPDTAKEKPMEATVEAVGEGKFDDNGKRVALTVKTGDKVLIGKYAGTEIKLDDQDFLILREDEVLAIVDAK
- the groL gene encoding chaperonin GroEL (60 kDa chaperone family; promotes refolding of misfolded polypeptides especially under stressful conditions; forms two stacked rings of heptamers to form a barrel-shaped 14mer; ends can be capped by GroES; misfolded proteins enter the barrel where they are refolded when GroES binds), whose product is MAAKNITYGEDARQSILRGVNKLADAVKVTLGPKGRNVVIEKKFGSPLITKDGVTVAKEIELADPLENMGAQMVREVASKTSDIAGDGTTTATVLAQAIYREGIKMVTSGHNPMELKRGIEIAVKKAVESIDKLKKSVDAKEIAFVGTISANGDEEIGKIIAEAMDKVGKDGVITVEEAKGLDTTLEVVEGMQFDRGYLSPYFVTDAERMESVLENARILIFEKKISSMKDLLPVLEQTAKQGKQLLIIAEDIEGEALATLVVNKLRGTLQVCAVKAPGFGDRRKAMLEDIAILTGGKMISEDLGIKLENVKWDDLGEAKKIVVDKENTTIVVDTTERKRKEAISGRVKQIRAQIEETTSDYDREKLQERLAKIVGGVAVIKVGAATETEMKEKKARVEDAMHATKAAVEDGIVPGGGVALLRAMDAVGTLKEAGDIQVGINIVKRALEEPSRQIIANAGIEGAVILKELKEKGGNIGFNAATEKVEDLLKSGIIDPAKVTKSALQNASSIASLMLTTEALISEIKEKDKAPAMPGGGGGMGGMY
- a CDS encoding DegT/DnrJ/EryC1/StrS family aminotransferase, with amino-acid sequence MPLAVPVPLLDLKKQYATLRDEIRAATDELFESQGFILGPKVEAFEKAVADYVGARHAIGMSSGTDAQLAAMMALGIGPGDDVVTSPYTFFSTAGAVVRLGARPVFCDIDPVTCNVDPEKLAKAITPRTKAIQPVHLYGQCADMDPILAVAKAKGIPVIEDACQSLGASYKGRKAGSMGEFGAFSFFPSKNLGGFGDGGMVTTNDDGFAATLRALRMHGETSRYHHKLVGGNFRLDALQAVVLHVKLPHLDSWAAGRRQNAAEIQKRYFEHGGGPSRKAGSAFPREAPGAFHVYNQFVVRVARGRREALKERLVQLKIGHAVYYPVPLHLQECFAGLGGKPGDFEEAERAALETLALPVFPELAPSQKAFVAYHLAQFSRE